In a single window of the Candidatus Marinarcus aquaticus genome:
- the mnmE gene encoding tRNA uridine-5-carboxymethylaminomethyl(34) synthesis GTPase MnmE, giving the protein MSFDDTIVAIATANAIGSISIVRVSGKDALNIALALSKRKELTPRYATLNTLYDSKNEVLDEALILYFKNPFSFTGEDIVEFQCHGGLAISSLVVDEVIKQGARLAEPGEFSKRAFLNGKIDLTKAEAIAKIIEARSEDAVKLLAKQLKGELVEFVESIREDLLFMLAYTEVNIDYAEEDLPEDIFLQIEQKLQKIMEKLHDTLNASRRREGLIEGFKVAIIGKPNVGKSSLLNKLLNFDRAIISDIAGTTRDTIEESVKIGTHLIKIVDTAGIREASDVIEKIGIEKSLEAVNEADIIIALFDNSKKVDAEDKKILELLESITDKEVITVLNKVDLDAQFDKSVLFSHIELSTKQSINPLVQALEKLLDNNSSTEGMTLISKRQVSAVEETLGYILQANMPLQTGELEFFAHHINEALQHISNITRPYQHDEMLDVMFGSFCLGK; this is encoded by the coding sequence ATGAGCTTTGATGATACGATTGTAGCCATTGCTACAGCAAATGCCATTGGTTCTATCTCTATTGTAAGAGTAAGTGGGAAGGATGCCCTTAACATTGCTCTTGCACTTTCAAAACGAAAAGAATTAACTCCCCGATACGCAACACTGAACACACTGTATGATTCCAAAAATGAAGTTTTGGATGAGGCTTTGATTTTGTATTTTAAAAATCCTTTTTCATTTACAGGCGAAGATATTGTAGAGTTTCAATGTCATGGTGGTTTGGCCATTTCAAGTCTGGTTGTGGATGAAGTGATTAAACAAGGTGCCAGATTAGCTGAACCAGGTGAGTTCTCAAAACGTGCATTTTTAAATGGAAAGATTGATTTAACCAAAGCAGAAGCCATAGCTAAAATCATTGAAGCCAGAAGTGAAGATGCGGTTAAGCTTTTAGCCAAACAGCTCAAAGGTGAGTTGGTCGAATTTGTTGAATCTATTCGAGAAGATTTACTTTTTATGTTGGCATATACGGAAGTAAATATTGATTATGCTGAAGAGGATCTGCCTGAAGATATCTTCTTACAGATTGAGCAAAAACTTCAAAAAATCATGGAAAAACTGCATGACACCCTTAATGCCAGCAGACGACGTGAAGGTTTAATTGAAGGCTTTAAAGTGGCCATCATTGGAAAACCCAATGTAGGAAAATCTTCACTTTTAAATAAGCTTTTAAACTTTGATAGAGCCATTATTTCTGATATTGCAGGGACAACTCGAGACACCATTGAAGAGAGTGTAAAAATTGGTACACACCTTATTAAGATTGTAGACACTGCAGGTATTCGAGAAGCAAGTGATGTGATTGAAAAAATTGGTATTGAAAAATCTTTAGAAGCTGTCAATGAAGCCGATATTATCATTGCACTGTTTGATAACTCAAAAAAAGTGGATGCTGAAGATAAAAAGATACTTGAACTTTTAGAGAGTATCACAGATAAAGAGGTTATAACTGTATTGAATAAAGTTGATTTAGATGCACAGTTTGATAAAAGTGTTCTTTTTTCTCATATTGAACTGAGCACCAAACAAAGTATCAATCCATTGGTTCAAGCATTGGAAAAACTTTTGGATAATAACTCATCAACTGAAGGAATGACACTTATATCTAAACGACAAGTAAGTGCAGTTGAAGAGACCTTAGGGTATATTCTTCAAGCAAACATGCCTTTACAAACAGGTGAATTGGAATTCTTTGCGCATCATATTAATGAGGCGTTACAACACATCTCAAATATCACTCGACCGTATCAACACGATGAGATGTTGGATGTGATGTTTGGCTCATTTTGTTTAGGGAAATAA
- the yidC gene encoding membrane protein insertase YidC — MSPNNNNQGMQKRMLVMTLVVFAFFLAYEFLVLKPQQEAKAKEQAQQTQQAQQVTSNQAPSIANEMNQAPQMVQGDVNTNSVNVAPALGLAPKNVAATVTTNKSKYEIDNLGRIAQVTLLETKYVNEDQKQIQLFDLNQLRPLEVRFSDANINEEAFKTNVVASQASVDATQNKQELVLTQTLSSVVVTKTLTFYPDGHYDVNVKTSTPQTFFLTTGFRPNVLVDMYADHGALLKLNDGTLTTFLDGDMEKTESLTGVKFASAFDRYYTSVLYNFDKSMSVSVMKDGNKDPQMFIHGNGDLTVSGYAGPKEHILLHKLNPELVDVIEYGFFTFLAKPMFVFLQFLQTYIGNWGWTIVALTIIIKLILFPLSYKGMVSMQKLKELAPKIKDLQTKYKDDKQRQSAAMMELYKKHGANPMGGCLPLILQIPVFFAIYRVLLNSIELKGAEWIFWIHDLAEMDPYFVLPILMGASMFLQQKLTPNTLQDEMQKKIFQFLPVVFTFFFLWFPAGLTLYWFINNVFTIGQQYYINSVFEKQKAIKK, encoded by the coding sequence ATGAGTCCAAATAATAATAATCAAGGTATGCAAAAACGAATGCTCGTCATGACATTGGTCGTTTTTGCATTTTTTTTAGCATATGAGTTTTTAGTATTAAAGCCACAACAAGAGGCAAAAGCAAAAGAGCAAGCACAACAAACACAACAAGCTCAACAAGTGACAAGTAACCAAGCTCCAAGTATAGCAAATGAGATGAACCAAGCACCACAAATGGTTCAAGGTGATGTAAATACAAACAGTGTAAATGTTGCTCCAGCGTTGGGATTAGCTCCTAAAAATGTTGCTGCAACCGTTACAACGAATAAAAGTAAATATGAAATTGATAATTTAGGTCGAATTGCTCAAGTAACACTTTTAGAGACAAAGTATGTCAATGAAGATCAAAAACAGATTCAACTGTTTGATTTAAATCAGTTACGACCTTTAGAAGTTCGATTTTCTGATGCGAATATCAATGAAGAAGCATTTAAAACCAATGTGGTTGCAAGTCAAGCTTCTGTTGATGCAACTCAAAATAAACAAGAATTGGTTTTAACACAAACTCTTTCATCTGTAGTTGTAACAAAAACATTAACATTTTATCCTGATGGACACTATGATGTAAATGTCAAAACTTCTACACCACAAACATTTTTCTTAACTACAGGATTCAGACCAAATGTATTGGTTGATATGTATGCAGACCATGGTGCACTTTTAAAGCTCAACGATGGAACACTCACCACTTTTCTTGATGGTGATATGGAAAAAACAGAGAGTTTAACGGGTGTTAAATTTGCTTCAGCATTTGATCGATACTATACAAGTGTGTTGTATAACTTTGATAAAAGCATGTCTGTTTCTGTAATGAAAGATGGAAACAAAGACCCACAAATGTTTATTCACGGTAATGGTGATTTAACCGTAAGTGGATACGCAGGACCAAAAGAGCATATTTTACTGCATAAATTAAACCCAGAACTTGTTGATGTAATTGAGTATGGGTTCTTTACATTCTTAGCTAAACCAATGTTTGTATTTTTACAATTCTTACAAACATATATTGGGAACTGGGGATGGACAATTGTTGCATTGACAATCATTATTAAACTGATTTTATTCCCATTATCGTATAAAGGTATGGTTTCTATGCAAAAGCTTAAAGAGCTTGCGCCAAAAATCAAAGATCTTCAAACCAAATATAAAGATGATAAACAACGACAATCTGCAGCAATGATGGAATTGTATAAAAAACATGGTGCAAATCCAATGGGTGGATGTCTCCCATTGATTTTACAAATTCCAGTATTCTTTGCTATTTACCGTGTGTTATTGAACTCAATTGAGTTAAAAGGGGCAGAGTGGATTTTCTGGATTCACGATTTAGCTGAAATGGATCCATATTTTGTATTACCAATTTTAATGGGTGCATCAATGTTCTTACAACAAAAGTTAACACCAAATACACTTCAAGATGAGATGCAAAAGAAAATTTTCCAATTTTTACCAGTAGTATTTACATTCTTTTTCTTGTGGTTCCCAGCTGGATTAACTCTGTACTGGTTTATCAATAACGTATTTACTATAGGGCAACAATACTATATTAATTCAGTCTTTGAAAAACAAAAAGCCATTAAAAAATAG
- a CDS encoding SixA phosphatase family protein translates to MKTLYIMRHPQKSTSNVKEDNFDLKLSEHGIEQTHEMGERLRQMNIQPDLIVASPANRTRTTAEIMALELKYNKTIMYNEVLYQAFLNELIETITYTFDTVNELLLIGHNPSLTALVLTLVGHKDEVKPGSVLKIEFHTDSWINIAKENAHLIWLEEVN, encoded by the coding sequence ATGAAAACACTATATATAATGCGCCATCCGCAAAAATCTACATCTAATGTAAAAGAAGATAATTTTGATTTAAAACTCTCAGAGCATGGAATTGAACAAACCCATGAAATGGGTGAGAGACTTCGTCAAATGAATATTCAACCTGATTTAATTGTCGCAAGTCCTGCTAACAGAACACGAACAACCGCTGAGATTATGGCTTTAGAGCTTAAGTACAATAAAACCATCATGTACAATGAAGTACTGTATCAAGCCTTTTTAAATGAACTCATAGAGACCATCACCTATACGTTTGATACGGTTAATGAACTGCTTTTAATTGGACACAACCCTTCATTGACCGCTTTAGTTTTGACATTGGTGGGACACAAAGATGAAGTCAAACCAGGCAGTGTACTTAAAATAGAATTTCACACGGATTCTTGGATCAATATTGCCAAAGAGAATGCGCATCTTATTTGGCTTGAAGAGGTTAATTAA
- a CDS encoding Jag N-terminal domain-containing protein → MKKFEATCLEEAYELATNEFNCSITDLKIDIIQQSSKGFLGFGRKTAIIMAVPRRGAHHHNRRREPKYRKNCIKIEEVSKKIAENCKDEHSEECQKAKRELEKYKSTPKLKEKDSIFDNFYTECNEKFDEKSNKLFIKRDQQEIIDEIKKDVNMLFGQTCFLLDEIKVDFYDEETVYIEFTGEDSALLIGKEGYRYKALSYILFNWINEKYGLMLRLEIAEFLKNQEEAIHNYLEPVIENIKQNGSYKTKPLDGILVHIALKRLREEFPDKYVAVKTNQRGDKYVLVNEYKAK, encoded by the coding sequence ATGAAAAAGTTTGAAGCAACGTGTTTAGAAGAAGCTTATGAACTGGCGACTAATGAATTTAATTGTTCTATAACTGATTTAAAAATTGATATTATTCAACAATCCAGTAAAGGGTTTTTAGGTTTTGGACGAAAAACAGCCATTATTATGGCTGTTCCAAGGCGTGGCGCCCATCACCATAATCGACGAAGAGAACCAAAATATCGAAAAAATTGTATTAAAATAGAAGAAGTATCGAAAAAAATTGCTGAAAACTGTAAAGATGAGCACAGCGAAGAGTGCCAAAAAGCAAAACGTGAACTTGAAAAATACAAATCTACTCCCAAACTCAAAGAAAAAGACTCTATTTTTGATAACTTCTACACTGAATGTAATGAAAAATTTGATGAAAAATCAAACAAACTTTTTATTAAAAGAGACCAACAAGAGATCATCGATGAAATCAAAAAAGATGTCAATATGTTGTTTGGACAAACCTGTTTTTTGCTTGATGAAATCAAAGTGGATTTTTATGATGAAGAGACGGTATACATTGAGTTTACAGGTGAAGACTCTGCTTTACTTATAGGTAAAGAAGGATACCGATACAAAGCCTTATCCTATATTCTGTTTAACTGGATCAATGAAAAGTATGGATTGATGCTTCGATTAGAGATTGCTGAGTTCTTGAAAAATCAAGAAGAGGCGATTCATAACTATTTAGAACCAGTGATTGAGAACATCAAACAAAATGGTTCGTATAAAACAAAACCACTTGATGGTATATTAGTGCATATTGCACTTAAACGACTTCGAGAAGAGTTCCCTGATAAGTATGTGGCAGTGAAAACCAATCAAAGAGGCGATAAGTACGTGCTTGTCAATGAGTATAAAGCAAAGTAA
- a CDS encoding SixA phosphatase family protein → MLELFLIRHAKSSWKDLTLDDFERPLNKRGKYSALFMSEKLLKKAAIPDMILCSPAKRAKATSKPFCKTLKVSNIHFDPLIYEASMHDLYTMIKQISPSHKKVFLIGHNPELNALAYELVQHQENIPTCGIVHIQFHTQLWENVTQECAKKVNFYFPKQYNDFFDYF, encoded by the coding sequence ATGCTCGAACTGTTTTTAATACGTCATGCGAAATCATCGTGGAAAGATCTCACCCTTGATGATTTTGAACGTCCACTGAATAAAAGAGGAAAATACTCTGCTTTATTTATGTCTGAAAAGCTTTTAAAAAAAGCAGCTATCCCCGATATGATTCTGTGTTCTCCTGCTAAAAGGGCAAAAGCCACGTCCAAACCTTTTTGTAAAACCTTAAAAGTATCCAACATTCATTTTGACCCTTTGATTTATGAAGCTTCAATGCATGATCTGTACACCATGATTAAACAGATCTCTCCATCACACAAAAAAGTGTTTTTAATTGGACACAACCCTGAACTCAATGCATTAGCATATGAATTAGTACAACATCAAGAAAATATTCCTACGTGTGGCATTGTGCATATACAATTTCATACGCAATTGTGGGAAAATGTAACGCAAGAGTGTGCGAAAAAGGTCAATTTTTATTTTCCTAAACAATATAATGATTTTTTCGATTATTTTTAG
- the yidD gene encoding membrane protein insertion efficiency factor YidD, whose amino-acid sequence MRTLLKLLIKFYQRFISPLTPGSCRYYPTCSEYAIWQCENNSIFKAIYFTITRILKCNQLFIGGCDYPVIKYKCKQNIVFKKIAVKYWYVPINKDDFYVIKNWEYKKKNESK is encoded by the coding sequence ATGAGAACGCTTTTAAAACTTTTGATTAAGTTTTATCAACGATTTATCTCCCCGCTTACTCCAGGAAGTTGTAGATACTACCCAACATGTTCAGAATATGCCATTTGGCAGTGTGAAAATAATAGTATATTTAAGGCGATTTATTTTACAATAACACGCATATTAAAATGTAACCAGCTTTTTATAGGTGGTTGCGATTACCCTGTAATCAAATATAAATGTAAACAGAATATTGTCTTTAAAAAAATAGCTGTAAAGTATTGGTACGTGCCAATCAATAAAGATGATTTTTACGTAATAAAAAATTGGGAGTATAAAAAGAAGAATGAGTCCAAATAA